From the Helicoverpa armigera isolate CAAS_96S chromosome 27, ASM3070526v1, whole genome shotgun sequence genome, one window contains:
- the LOC110384663 gene encoding spliceosome-associated protein CWC27 homolog isoform X1: MSNIYIQEPPALGKVLLKTTAGEIDIELWTKEAPKACRNFIQLCMEGYYNGTIFHRVVPGFIVQGGDPNGDGTGGESIYGAPFKDEFHSRLRFNRRGLVGSANAGKDDNGSQFFFTLAATPELQNKHTIFGKVTGETIYNVLKLSEGLIGPDDRPDHPHKITSTTVLINPFTDIVPRVQETREEERPKKKKKERQGVKNFGLLSFGEEAEEDEGEAQEYRGKPKSTHDLLEDPKLSSKTAAELELEEEQKSEKPELTQEENEEKIKETAAAVSSIRDKLSSKKRGKSPEGDSKRQRTEKKVIEEKKELVEDSDSSVEEYYIGKEKDDARQKEKERIQKEIKELRKEMKNSKDEKIREQNAKEQSAKDDAKDKKIEEDNEMYKKYVEEQEKYRKMKEKLPKKGAARNGRQRSSRKIIRRKPWVKNLYENREYPDNHTDGKFLQELRKNLNVQKVTLPEAIQGSFRVVLRLCICVLYAIIFVYMYNDWVHTYTIIYTSIIISLFSYFLYIYFAGTDVLRHLKTVLVYVTIGYLLSPILHTLTDTVSTDTIYAWAVLMMIIHMIFFDYNVPAALVSNSLSINAAIFSSVCLVSRLSTPFNAFVLLTISVILFVLSPQLFKTILHTKLFNIIYFITLILTIICLYSVSTTLLCYFVLIVFVLSGYCPFFFVYWQKYKDNKYGPWDEAVINDSDDLEECLFVK, from the exons ATGagtaatatttatatacaagAACCGCCGGCATTAGGCAAG GTGCTTCTAAAAACTACAGCAGGGGAGATAGATATAGAATTATGGACAAAAGAGGCTCCAAAGGCCTGTCGCAACTTTATCCAACTATGCATGGAAGGGTATTATAATG GTACAATATTCCACCGAGTAGTTCCTGGTTTCATTGTTCAGGGAGGTGATCCCAATGGAGATGGCACTGGTGGAGAGTCTATTTATGGAGCTCCTTTTAAG GATGAGTTCCACTCTCGTCTCCGGTTCAATCGGCGCGGTTTAGTCGGTAGTGCCAACGCTGGCAAAGACGACAATGGTTCTCAGTTCTTCTTCACCCTCGCTGCCACTCCGGAGCTGCAGAACAAACATACTATATTTGGGAAGGTTACAG GTGAAACAATCTACAACGTTCTAAAGCTATCAGAAGGTCTGATAGGCCCTGATGACAGACCCGACCACCCTCACAAGATCACCAGCACCACGGTGCTCATCAACCCTTTCACTGACATCGTACCTCGGGTACAGGAGACCCGGGAAGAAGAAAGACctaagaaaaagaagaaggaGCGCCAGGGGGTTAA aaacttcGGCCTCCTATCATTCGGCGAGGAAGCTGAGGAGGACGAGGGCGAGGCTCAGGAGTACCGCGGCAAGCCCAAGTCTACTCACGACCTGTTGGAAGACCCTAAGCTCAGCAGCAAGACAGCTGCAG AATTAGAAttagaagaagaacaaaaaagtGAGAAACCAGAATTAACTCAAGAAGAAAATGAAGAGAAAATCAAAGAGACAGCAGCAGCCGTCTCCAGTATAAGAGATAAACTTAGTTCTAAGAAACGTGGTAAGAGTCCAGAGGGAGATAGTAAGAGACAGAGAACGGAGAAGAAAGTTATTGAAGAGAAGAAAGAATTGGTAGAAGATAGTGATAGTTCTGTAGAAGAATATTATATTGGGAAGGAGAAAGATGATGCTAGGCAGAAGGAAAA AGAAAGAATccaaaaagaaataaaggaaCTTCGAAAAGAAATGAAGAATTCTAAAGATGAAAAGATAAGAGAGCAGAATGCAAAGGAACAGAGTGCCAAAGATGACGCAAAAGATAAAAAGATTGAAGAGGACAATGAAATGTACAAGAAATATGTTGAGGAACAAGAGAAATATAGGAAAATGAAGGAGAAATTACCTAAGAAGGGGGCGGCcag AAACGGGCGCCAACGGTCATCCCGTAAGATAATCAGAAGAAAGCCCTGGGTGAAAAACTTGTATGAAAACCGCGAATATCCCGACAACCATACTGACGGAAAATTCTTGCAAGAACTCAGAAAAAACTTAAACGTTCAAAAAGTTACCTTACCCGAAGCGATACAAGGTTCTTTTCGCGTTGTACTAAGATTATGCATATGTGTGCTATACGCTATAATTTTCGTGTATATGTACAACGATTGGGTGCACAcatatacaataatatataCTTCAATTATCAttagtttatttagttattttctttatatatatTTCGCTGGGACTGATGTTTTGAGGCATTTAAAAACTGTGCTAGTATATGTTACTATAGGGTATTTACTGTCTCCTATTTTACATACTTTAACAGACACAGTTAGTACAGATACTATATATGCTTGGGCTGTCTTAATGATGATTATACatatgatattttttgattataaCGTACCTGCAGCTTTAGTATCAAATTCCCTATCTATTAACGCAGCTATATTTTCCTCTGTATGTCTCGTTTCAAGATTATCAACGCCTTTCAACGCGTTTGTATTATTAACTATATCTGTCATTCTATTTGTACTAAGTCCACAGCTATTCAAGACTATATTGCACACGAAattgtttaatataatttactttataactttaatattaacgattatttgtttatattcagTTTCAACAACTTTGTTGTgttatttcgttttaattgtttttgttttaagtggTTATTGTCCGTTCTTTTTTGTGTATTGGCAGaaatataaagataataaatatggGCCGTGGGATGAGGCGGTTATCAATGATTCTGATGATTTAGAAGAGTGTTTATTTGTTAAGTGA
- the LOC110384663 gene encoding spliceosome-associated protein CWC27 homolog isoform X2 encodes MSNIYIQEPPALGKVLLKTTAGEIDIELWTKEAPKACRNFIQLCMEGYYNGTIFHRVVPGFIVQGGDPNGDGTGGESIYGAPFKDEFHSRLRFNRRGLVGSANAGKDDNGSQFFFTLAATPELQNKHTIFGKVTGETIYNVLKLSEGLIGPDDRPDHPHKITSTTVLINPFTDIVPRVQETREEERPKKKKKERQGVKNFGLLSFGEEAEEDEGEAQEYRGKPKSTHDLLEDPKLSSKTAAELELEEEQKSEKPELTQEENEEKIKETAAAVSSIRDKLSSKKRGKSPEGDSKRQRTEKKVIEEKKELVEDSDSSVEEYYIGKEKDDARQKEKERIQKEIKELRKEMKNSKDEKIREQNAKEQSAKDDAKDKKIEEDNEMYKKYVEEQEKYRKMKEKLPKKGAAREDFTLQLLAKFKNKLHAIKEKAESAPATSDTKDDNDDDLNTDDWLGHTLRFEEKGAVLAKDASTKGDDWFDIYDPRNPINKRKREKSDKKQKK; translated from the exons ATGagtaatatttatatacaagAACCGCCGGCATTAGGCAAG GTGCTTCTAAAAACTACAGCAGGGGAGATAGATATAGAATTATGGACAAAAGAGGCTCCAAAGGCCTGTCGCAACTTTATCCAACTATGCATGGAAGGGTATTATAATG GTACAATATTCCACCGAGTAGTTCCTGGTTTCATTGTTCAGGGAGGTGATCCCAATGGAGATGGCACTGGTGGAGAGTCTATTTATGGAGCTCCTTTTAAG GATGAGTTCCACTCTCGTCTCCGGTTCAATCGGCGCGGTTTAGTCGGTAGTGCCAACGCTGGCAAAGACGACAATGGTTCTCAGTTCTTCTTCACCCTCGCTGCCACTCCGGAGCTGCAGAACAAACATACTATATTTGGGAAGGTTACAG GTGAAACAATCTACAACGTTCTAAAGCTATCAGAAGGTCTGATAGGCCCTGATGACAGACCCGACCACCCTCACAAGATCACCAGCACCACGGTGCTCATCAACCCTTTCACTGACATCGTACCTCGGGTACAGGAGACCCGGGAAGAAGAAAGACctaagaaaaagaagaaggaGCGCCAGGGGGTTAA aaacttcGGCCTCCTATCATTCGGCGAGGAAGCTGAGGAGGACGAGGGCGAGGCTCAGGAGTACCGCGGCAAGCCCAAGTCTACTCACGACCTGTTGGAAGACCCTAAGCTCAGCAGCAAGACAGCTGCAG AATTAGAAttagaagaagaacaaaaaagtGAGAAACCAGAATTAACTCAAGAAGAAAATGAAGAGAAAATCAAAGAGACAGCAGCAGCCGTCTCCAGTATAAGAGATAAACTTAGTTCTAAGAAACGTGGTAAGAGTCCAGAGGGAGATAGTAAGAGACAGAGAACGGAGAAGAAAGTTATTGAAGAGAAGAAAGAATTGGTAGAAGATAGTGATAGTTCTGTAGAAGAATATTATATTGGGAAGGAGAAAGATGATGCTAGGCAGAAGGAAAA AGAAAGAATccaaaaagaaataaaggaaCTTCGAAAAGAAATGAAGAATTCTAAAGATGAAAAGATAAGAGAGCAGAATGCAAAGGAACAGAGTGCCAAAGATGACGCAAAAGATAAAAAGATTGAAGAGGACAATGAAATGTACAAGAAATATGTTGAGGAACAAGAGAAATATAGGAAAATGAAGGAGAAATTACCTAAGAAGGGGGCGGCcag AGAAGACTTCACATTACAACTGCTGGCTAAGTTCAAGAACAAGCTGCATGCTATTAAGGAGAAGGCGGAGAGCGCACCCGCGACCAGCGACACGAAAgatgacaatgatgatgatCTTAATACTGATGATTG GTTGGGTCACACACTGCGCTTCGAAGAAAAGGGCGCAGTTTTAGCGAAGGACGCGTCCACTAAGGGAGACGACTGGTTCGATATATACGACCCTCGGAACCCAATCAACAAGAGGAAACGAGAGAAATCTGATAAGAAACAGAAGAAATGA